A window from Solanum stenotomum isolate F172 chromosome 7, ASM1918654v1, whole genome shotgun sequence encodes these proteins:
- the LOC125871682 gene encoding dof zinc finger protein DOF2.4 → MNFSSIPAYLDPANWQQQSGSTIQNHHQQQLTSAPPPPVLPPPPVVVPLQPHGGGGAGSIRPGSMADRARMANIPMPETALKCPRCDSANTKFCYFNNYSLSQPRHFCKACKRYWTRGGALRSVPVGGGCRRNKRSNNNNKNSNNNNNNNNSSKSPASSTSTDGRQGTNNSGSSTTISSHSNSFSGPASATSLLGLMSPQNPPLRFMSPLGQFSSDHHHHHHFTPSNHMNLNFSTSSCGNILGGTTEGMLVNNNNMLGTGVGAGVGGHVASLLSSGNLEHWRMQQQFPNFLGGFDPSNTPSSYPFQGGVHEAVQYLGGESTSQISRPKISTSMLNQMASVKMEDNNNNSNNNNNNNNQDQSALSRQLLGIQGNNENWNTSANAWSDLSASFSSSSPSNAL, encoded by the exons ATGaatttttcttcaattccaGCTTATCTTGATCCAGCCAACTGGCAACAA cAAAGTGGAAGTACTATCCAaaatcatcatcaacaacaacttaCATCTGCACCACCGCCGCCAGTACTACCACCTCCTCCAGTAGTAGTACCACTGCAGCCTCATGGCGGCGGTGGTGCAGGTTCTATTAGACCAGGCTCGATGGCTGATCGAGCCCGGATGGCTAACATACCTATGCCTGAAACAGCCTTAAAATGCCCTAGATGTGATTCAGCAAACACTAAGTTTTGTTACTTCAACAACTATAGTCTCTCACAACCTAGACACTTTTGCAAGGCTTGTAAAag GTATTGGACTAGAGGTGGCGCTTTGAGAAGTGTACCCGTGGGTGGAGGATGCAGGAGGAACAAAAGaagcaataacaacaacaagaacagtaacaacaacaataacaataataatagttCTAAATCTCCGGCTTCTAGTACTAGTACTGATGGTCGTCAAGGTACTAACAACTCGGGTTCTTCAACTACAATTTCATCTCATAGTAACAGTTTTTCGGGTCCAGCATCAGCAACTAGTTTGTTAGGGCTTATGAGTCCTCAAAATCCGCCTCTTCGTTTCATGTCTCCTTTAGGTCAATTTAGTTCTGatcatcaccaccaccaccatttTACTCCGAGTAAccatatgaacttgaatttttctACAAGTTCATGTGGTAACATATTAGGTGGGACCACTGAAGGCATGCTGGTTAATAACAACAATATGCTTGGTACTGGTGTTGGTGCTGGGGTTGGGGGTCATGTTGCTTCGCTTTTATCAAGTGGAAACCTTGAACATTGGAGGATGCAACAACAATTTCCTAATTTCTTAGGTGGATTTGATCCATCTAATACGCCTTCTTCTTACCCCTTTCAAGGGGGGGTGCACGAGGCAGTACAATACCTTGGTGGTGAGAGTACGAGTCAAATTAGTAGGCCAAAAATCTCAACCTCAATGCTAAATCAAATGGCTTCGGTGAAGATGgaagacaacaacaacaatagcaacaataacaacaacaataataatcaaGATCAATCAGCTTTATCAAGGCAATTGTTGGGGATTcaaggaaataatgaaaattggAATACTAGTGCTAATGCTTGGAGTGATCTTTCAGCTAGTTTTAGCTCTTCTTCCCCTAGTAATGCCTTATAG